atcatcgccacattttccttcggtgtccagcaccttattccatcttcggttgagtgtatcctgcgcggttttaagcctttgcttctgtttcttcaggctcctcgctgtggccaggagttttctgtggaggttatcttgttccggacgtttttccaggatgatgaatgcatcatcaacCGGACGGTCCTCCTCTTTGGAGGTAgtatgatgagttcggccctctggatcgctgtgatcgggcgtctgctccgggctgtgttcgacTTGACCTGGCTTATCCTGAtccatcgctgggtccctatggtcgttgttgctttcggagtcaaccggagtgtcatcctgttttgggttgttatcgctatttttactgtgactggacttagagcggcgcctgcacCGTCGATTTtgcttttgtccggggggtttatcctccgttgtgtcctttttgtcactgttgtcttctttaggcgtgtccaccatatagacgtcatatgatgaagtggctgtctAGCGCCCCATGGGCGGcggttccagatcgtcccctgcatcgacgtccataccgtcgatgttattggggtcgaagtcaagcatgtctgttaggtcatcgacagtggatacaaagtgggtggtgggtgggtcgcaaTTTTCTTTGTCCTTCGTATCCCACAcgggccggatatagtccggccaagagtctcctgatagagagagagaccttaccgaatctagcacgtctccgaagggtgagtgctgaaaaatatccgcggcggtgaattccataacccgagcccagttagattcgatgggcacggaggcGCGCGGTCCGGGATATAAGGCCAGAGACAAGTCCGGAGGTCCGGAGACACAAATTTCCttgggagaggagtctgtgttcggctccaacgccgatgagtgtgcggcttccggGGCGGGGTTCATCCTCTCGTCCTCGGAAGGCACAACCTGCTTTGGAATGAAGTCCGAAGCTGTAGCATGTGCGGCGTTCCGAATACTAtccgactgcagatctaggtcatgcacgtcgtgatcgttcggcgctcctgacacgggctcgaatccgtcgaagatcaagtctccgcggatgtcagcagtgtagtttaggtttccaaacctgacctgatggccaggggcgtagctatcgatctgctccagatggccaagcgatttggcccgcagtgcgaagccgccgaacacgaaaatctgttcggggaggaaggcctcacctaggacggcgtggttgaaggttggagaagccatctagccttacaacgacgacactggggaactctcaatgaaagcaccaatgtcggtgtcaaaaccggcggatcttgggtagggggtcccgaactgtgcgtctaaggctaatggtaacaggaggctggggacatgatgtttacccgggttcgggccctctcgatggaggtaataccctacttcctgcttgattgatcttgatgatatgagtattacaagagttgatctaccacgagatcagagaggctaaaccctagaagctagcctatgctatgattgttgttgtgtcctacggactaaaccctctggtttatatagacaacggagggggctagggttacacagagtcggtttacagagaaggagatctatatccgaatcgccaagcttgccttccacgccaaggagagtcccatccggacacgggacaaagtcttcaatcttgtatcttcatagtccaacagtccggccaaagcatatagtctggctgtctagatacccccttatccaggactccctcagtcgtcacTATGGTTTCTAATGTTTGATGGCTCTTATTCATTCCTCGAGGTGCATCAATTGCTCGTGTCGTATTTCTCTATTGTCGATAGGGCTATAGTGGCTAGGGTTTTTGTTGTGTGGCATACTTGCATCGTATTTGTGAGGGGACATGCTGATTCGTGTGGTACCGTTCTTCCGGACACAATGGAACCATCTGAACTTTAAGACCCCCCCAGCAAGCGAGAGCTGAGAATAGGGGTCTCCTTGAGAGAGTTTTGTTGAGAGTCGCTGACGTTTTCTAGGTTCTAGCTTGATCGTCAACCCCACCACCCCGGCCAGCTATGGCTAGTCGGGGGGAGGGGGTGGAGAGGCCCTCAGGTAGCATGTGTGTTTTAGGTGTGGTTTTAGATTGGGCGGCGTCTGGCACTATGCTGAAgagttcgccgccgccatgttcgaTTAGCGGCTGGTGGCTTGCAGCGGTGGTGATTCTGTCTATATTGGCTTAGTTGCCAGCAACTCAGCAACTCCGAGAATAAGTTCATTTAGTTCTCTGACCTACAGGTGCCCCTTCGTTTATTCCTCTGCTCGCATGATTGCCATGGTGGTGAAGAAGCAACAACGAGAAGATGAAGATCCAGGTTGGGTCTGTCCTCATCACGGAAGGATTTCGTGGAGAAGCCACGACACATCAAGCCACATAAGATTGTAAGTTGTCCTTGTCAAGCTTTCGTATCTGGTGACCGAATGGTGATCGTCCTTCGTTCTCCCGGTCATGGATCCAAAAGGGTGACAATGCATATTCTCCACGAAGTCTAAGGCAAGGTGCCATGGAGACTCAGCCGCACCAAGTGTTGTCATCCCCGATGACGGCGATGTTGTGCTCATGCGTGAGATCCTAAGCCATCGAATGTGATTTCCGTCAGCATATTGGGGTCCTCTTTGCATAAGTCAGGGACCAATTTCCTATCTCTTTTCGGGTCTTGTTATAAGTTGGCTTGCTTTATGTTTCCTATTAAATCAGCATTGGGGTCCTTCGTGACCCCTCTATTGAAGAAACGAAGCTATAAAAGTATCCTTACAACCACAATTGCATGGATTATCGTAGCATGTTTCGCGGATGCATTTTGTCGGACATGAGGATCCAAGGTTAGGCATTCCCTATTGCCACAATGGGCGTGTTGCAACCTAGCTAGGGATCACCAGGTAGCTCTTCTGCTCTATGGGGATATCTGCAAAGGAAGTTTACTAGCTTCGAGAGATCGAAACTAGACAATGATTAAAATTGTTTAATGATGAGTAATTGTTATTGAATTCGAATAATTATCCTGTAGAGATGTTACGGTAACTAGTTTGTATCCACATTTCAATCGTTGTTGGTTCCCCTCGTCTCCCACCCTTCGCGTGAGGTTCGTGTGTCTTTGGCGACGACATCCAGTGGCGGGATAAATGTCCATGTCTTTTATCTCGCCCTGGAGTCGTCATCGTGTTATGCTCCAGAGAGCTCGTGGTTTTCACGTCTCACGTGTCTTATATGTTTCTTTCTTTTCATCACCGTTTGGCTACGAAGTGTTGTTCAACGACCTGAACGATCGTAGGTTGAGAGTTAACTTAAACAATAATCTCTTTTtttacagaaagactgtaagggaacccctacagtataattggtgcaacaaaggcaaattgcaagtaccatgtctTGATcttggtgggtgggaaggcatcagccccttcccaacactaggctatgccttagtctgttaCTCATTAATCTTTGCCAGCACATTTCGCTTTCGGCTATCCATATGTATATTTTTCATTTTTACCCAATAATTTATTTATTCATTTATTTTAAGGATGTCAAGGCGGTTCCTAAAACAAGACAATGTATTTAAAAAATGAAGTTGAAAAACAAGGCAAACACGGAGGAGAAATGGAGGGCCCCATGTTGATTGGGCCGGACCGGGGGCCTCGCAGCCCGCTTCACCCGAAAGAAAAGAAAGTGAAAAAGACGCCCACTTTCTCCACCGAGGCCGGCCGCCCCGCCCCCGCCTCACTCACTCTCCCCGACCCTGGCACTGGCAGCGAGCGACGCGCGGCAACGGAAAAAATCCAGAGGCGCGAAACTCGAAACTTCTCCCGCCGCGCGCCCCTCGTTTTGTTTCGGCCCCCCTCCCCCCTCATTCCATCTCCGAGATCTGCCGTCCCGATCCCCTCNNNNNNNNNNNNNNNNNNNNNNNNNNNNNNNNNNNNNNNNNNNNNNNNNNNNNNNNNNNNNNNNNNNNNNNNNNNNNNNNNNNNNNNNNNNNNNNNNNNNNNNNNNNNNNNNNNNNNNNNNNNNNNNNNNNNNNNNNNNNNNNNNNNNNNNNNNNNNNNNNNNNNNNNNNNNNNNNNNNNNNNNNNNNNNNNNNNNNNNNNNNNNNNNNNNNNNNNNNNNNNNNNNNNNNNNNNNNNNNNNNNNNNNNNNNNNNNNNNNNNNNNNNNNNNNNNNNNNNNNNNNNNNNNNNNNNNNNNNNNNNNNNNNNNNNNNNNNNNNNNNNNNNNNNNNNNNNNNNNNNNNNNNNNNNNNNNNNNNNNNNNNNNNNNNNNNNNNNNNNNNNNNNNNNNNNNNNNNNNNNNNNNNNNNNNNNNNNNNNNNNNNNNNNNNNNNNNNNNNNNNNNNNNNNNNNNNNNNNNNNNNNNNNNNNNNNNNNNNCGCCTCCCCCGTCGCCTCCCCTCCCCGCCGCCTCAAGCGCCTCAAGAAATccttccaggccgccgccgccgtctcccctcCCAAATCTCCGCCGCCGGCAGAGGAGGAAACCCTGGCCCCGCACCTCGGgtctccccgtcctcctcctccgaaCCACTCCCCGCCATCGCCGCCGTCAGCGGAGGAAGCCGTGGCCCCGCGCCTAGGGTCTCCTCTTCCCAACCCCTCCCCGCCGCCGTCAGAGCAGCAATCCGTGGCCCCGCGCCTGGggtcccctcttcttcctcctcctccgccgccagcaGATGCGGACGCCGCTGCCCCGGCGCCGTCCTCGCCTCCCGTCCCCGTGtcctcgccgctgccgccggccgacacggcggaggaggaagaggatgatgatgacggGCTCGACCCCCTCTTCTCggagtccggcggcggcgcggggtgggACCCGCTCGGTCTTCCGACGggagaggacgaggacgaggaggagatgcTGGCGGGAGGAGGGCTCATCGAGGAGCtgcggagggagaaggagaagtcCTCCGCCAAGAAGCGGCTCAACATGGACGAGGGGGAAGACGGCGGGGCCAAGATGGACGTCGAGCCGGAGCCGGAGGTCGCTGTGACGGGGAAgaggagcaagaggaagaagaaggatgcGGATgcgcaagggaaggggaagaagaagaagaagggggaggatggggaggggaagaagaagaagaagggggaggatggggaggggaagaagaggaagaaggacaaGGCGCCCAAGGAGTCGGCCGCATCCAAGAAACGGGCCGAGAAGGTAACATTTCGATCATTTTGGTTCCTTCCATTCGGTTCGTATGACTGCATCTGTTCCAGTGAATGGTCCATAGATTTTGTTGATGGGTTTCCTGTGGGCTGATGTGCGCAGGAGAGGAGGGCTCAGCTTGAATCGATCCATGCCGAGTCGCAGAGGCTGCTGCGAGGTATATATGTTGACAGTGTGCATGGATGGAATCAGATGGTGTTAGATTTGTGCATATCTAACAGTTTCTTGTTAATCTTGTTCTCTGCAGAGACAAGAAAGGCATCATTTAAGCCAATTGCAGAGCCAGTGTACAAACCCATCTCCTCAGTCCTGGAGAAGATCCGCCTTCGGAAGCTGGAGATTCAGAAAATGTCAGTTGCCTGACTTGCTTTTATGAGGTTATGCAAAGAACACAATGACTGTCCGCTGATGTTACTATTTTCCACTGTGGTTTGCAGGTCAAATACTCCtgtcgaagaggaagaggaagaggaagaggaagaggaagaggaagaggaagaggaagaagaagaagaagcctcttcaGAGCCCGAGAGCGATCCAGCTGAACAGCCAGCCATGCCTGAGGTTAAGGAAGTGGGTTCAGATGACAAAAATCTGAAGAATGTGAGTCTTCATCCAGATAGCTTGATTTGAGCTCAGTATAGTGTCTATAAAACTAAAAGGCTGTGAATCGTTGTAGGATGATGCTGACAAGGAGGTTGAAGCAAATGCTGGTGACCTGAATGACCACGCCAGTCTCCCTGAGGATGAGGTGGTCATTGCTTTCACTTGACTAGTATGCTGTTTGGTGTTTGCACTGTACTGATGTTGCGTTTGGTTTGCAGGATGCTGTGATTAGCGACAAGGATCTTGATAAACGTGGTAGCAAATCTCCAAACAAGGTCAGCGCCCCTTCCCTAATTGTGTAGTCATCTGTGGTTGCTGTTTTGCAACAGAATATATGATGGCGCTTTTACCCATAAGAGCACGCCTCGATCTTGTGTTATTTGTGTTGAAGTTTCTATCTAAAACCTAAGTGTCACAATGTCAATGAAAGCATTGGTTTGATGATACATATCAATGCAAAATATTGTGCTTTCCTGTTGTTGAATCAATGGTTGCTGGATTATCAAACGTTTGGTAGTACTATCTACTATGGTTAGTCAATTATTGGCTGCCCAGGATTATCATAGATTCAAAATTATCTCATTGCGAAGTAAGAAAAGATAATTATGTAAACTCAATGGCTGTCAATTCTCATAAAGTAGAAAATGGTTACTATACATATAATGCATCTATGATTTAAAGTTTAAGAGCTTAATTATATTTTTGTTTAATGCTTTGCTTGTTGGACTATTGGTTCCACCAGGAACTTGTTGATAGTTCTCAAGATAAACATGAAGACAATGCCCAACCAAGTGATGACTCCATCGATGCTGTAGATGAAGAAGCTCATCTGCCTCCCTCTTCAAGCCCTACCAAAAATACAGATGATAGGTAAGCATATCACACCCTCCTCAGTCCATGATACTTTCCACCTGTTAACATTTACAAACGTACTTATCTTCTGTAAAGAAAATTCACCCCCTTGCCCGTTTAAAAACTTATTTATGCACATGCAATTTATTAATTATTATGTATGGTCTGCATAAGACTATAACAGCTTGTTTTGATTGTAGCACCGCATattatctcttcctgtagccttgacATGTGAATCCCTAAATAACAGAACCATGTAAACTTTAATGATTATATTTTGCCAATTAAAACCTGTTTGACATCCTTCTTCTATCCATCATGTGTGTGGTTGTTTCTTACTCTCACTATTTTACTTACGACAATTTTTTGTGGAGAACAAGCAACGGCCTGGTGCATTTGCATGGAATTTGCCTGATTTTACATATGTATATTGGCGCACTGTACTATTGGCTTTTAAACATTTGTTGAATTATCtgtctggctcagttcttcagaagatgaagaagaggaagaagataaTGACAAGGAGAACATATATCCAGGCATTCAGAAAAATGATGTAAACACCCATCAACAACCTCGACGAACTGCTGCAAGTGATTCATGTCCAGATGCTGCTGTCCTGAAAGACTTTCTAGATGTTGAAGCTGAGGAAgaggatgacagtgatgatgacatggcaaggttTAAGGACAAcgaagaagatgatggtgatgatgaaaatGAAGTACTTACTGCTCTGATTGCCGCTGGatttgaagaagaagaagtagatcaTGAGAAACGTAATGCACTCCACCAAAAGTGGCTTCAGGATCAAGATGCCGCTGAAACAAATAATTTCATTCAAAGATTAAAATATGGTCATCAGGAGCAGAAAGTGTTAATGGAGGAAGACGAAGATGATATCGAAGACTGTGAGGATGAATCAGAAAATGAAAGGTCACATGACTTGACTCCAAATATTGTGCGGCAGAATTCTGAGAAGGCAAAACAAATGATTGCCAAAATGTTCACAGATGAGAATGACACTTATGAGCACTCTGATGATGAGGAAATCGAGGAGCATTTGGCCCGTCAACGTATTTCAAAGCGAGAAGTAAGCGCTGACACTTTTAAATACTGAGTATCTTCAGTTATGCTTGATATTTCATTTTTGGAGTGTTAGTTCTTCCCTTTGCTTTGCTAGTACAGAATTTTTATCCAccctatgtgcttttggaaaataaTTTGAGTGTCATATATTCTTTGTTAGGTTCATAGTACTTCATTCATATCTCCATTGGAAGATGACAGTTCAAGGGAAATGTTTAGCCTTATAAAGAAGCTCAATATTGCTCCTCAACCCCCCAAGAGGAGGGGAAAGCAAGCCACATGTAAGGATTCCCAAAATTTCAATACATGCCTATGATTAAAAACATGGCTGGTCATCTAAGTATTACTTTTTATTATTAATGTTTTCAGCAAATCTTGAAATGCTTATGGTCGGAAGTAACAGCAACTCATCATCAAAGGTAAATGCTTACTGACACTCTTTTCTGTTTGCTGTCGTACTTCTCACCTGGCTGTTAATTAGCTGAAAGTTTGTAATATGAATTGACTTCATATGGCAAATCATCGCCTATGTTGCTCCAAATTGAAAATTCACCTAGTAAAACCTGGACTTAATCACTTAAACATGTACTATCCCTCTCATTGTTTTGTTAGGGAACATTTTGTAGTTCTCTTCCATTGCAACTTGCAAGGCATTGCTGAGATTTTCGTTAAACCGATTTCCCCCTCATGTTTGTCTCTTGACAGTATTGTATGTTCTTTGCAGTCGTCTTTTCTCGGCCGAACAACGAGTGGTCCAATCTCATCTTCTCATAGATCAACTTACAAGGGCTACATTTTCGGTCGCGATGACAGCAATAGCAACAGCAAGAGCTGCTTTGCAGCTTCTGAGAGTAACTCGGATGTGGTAAGCTTGATGAAAACTTGTCTCTGATCTTGTCATAATTCCAATGTGCCCAGAGGCAGAGTCGCGCATTCCCTACATTCAGAAACATTCTCATGTGCGCCCTCATTCCACTGTacagcaggaccaggcgaaccccaGCCAACCCAAGAAAGCGAAGTTCAGCAGTTCACAGACAAAGCCAGCCGCATCAGGCGCAAGCTCCGAGGGCGGCTCTACCTCAGGCGCCTCCCTGTTCGAGCTCCTGCGCAGGTCAACTTCCGGCGCCGAGAAGCAAGAGCACAAGCGCCCCGAAAGCTTCGGCGTCATCACGGAGAGCCAAGCCGTGCACCAGTTCTCGGCGTTCAAGCTGTCAAGGAAGTTCTCCAAGATAGGAGCAAGGAACTGACTCACATACCATTGCTACCATGTACACCTGCTTATGTCGGTGGAAGTACATTTTTCGTGGTATTTTCAGTGTAGCTCGTTTCTGTTGTTACCTATCTGTGCTCTGGGAAAATGTGCATTGGATTCTGTATCACCTTAGGTTTAAGATGAATGTGCATCTGTGTGTTTCTGAATACATATGGATCTTTTTCTTCTGATGGTCGACAGCCTGGGCCGGCGCAGGCCGTTCGTCTTAATAATGGGCCAGACCGGGCTTGAATGGCCCACCGGTTGGTCAACGACGGCCCAGTCTTACCAGCCGCTCCCGCACGCGTAGAAAATTCTAGGGTTCAAATCAAATCGACCTTGTCCTCCTCGCCCTATCCTCTCGCTTCCCCCGTCCAATCCCCACCTCAGCAAGCAAACCCTAATCGACTGCCACGGAGGAGGCAGGATCGAAGGTGCGCCCACCAAGCGGGAGCTGGCCGTGGCCGTACCTGAGATCCGAGCCTCCGGACCTCAaaatcccccgccgccgccgccgccgtcgctctcGCGGTAAGAAGATCACCCGTCCATTCCGTTCAATTCGCAGCTGAATTCGGCGCTGCCGGTGGCCGGAACCTCGCCTTCCTCCCCGAATCGAGAGATTCTCGGAGTATTCGCGTTCTGAGCTCCGGATTTTTGTTTATCTCCCATGGCAGCCGCGGCAGGAGGGTGATGAGATCTTCGCGGGCGGGCCTCGCTCGGTCTTAAGATGCTAGCCGGCGGCGTTGGCAGCAACAGAGGCGGCAGCTCCCATCTCTCCTCTTCCGGAGCAGACCTACGCGGAGGCCGGAGCTTCCTCTTCGGGAACACCTGGTTCATGCTCTCCGCCTACCCGGCGCGCCTGCTCCACACCGCCGACCgccgcgcgcccgccgccgccttcgtcgccGCCGCCATCCACCGGACGCCCCGGGTCGTGCGCGCGCACGGCGGCACGGGACAGGGCCTGCTGCAGCGGGGCATCGTCATGGCCGCCTGCGGCTACGCCTTCGGGCGGGCCGACCTGGGCGCCGCCGCCAAGCGCCAGCTCGAGAAGGACTCCTCGTCCGTGGCTGCCCACGCCTCGCGCGTCGTCGCCATGGGGTCGCCTGGGACCGCGGCCAGGCCCGACGTCTCGTTCAAGTACCGGGGTTTGGAGTACTGTAAGAAGGTCGGCGTGAGCTTGAGATGCCGCGAGCAGTGGGGGGCGGCTAGGACGTTCTGGACCAGTGCCGTTGGGCCAGGCAGGCAGCTCGGCTTCTCGGTTGACCCTTGGGCTCGGGATTTCAGCACGTCGTGTGCGGCGCCTTACTCCGCTGGAGCTACAGAGAGTCAACTGACCCTGGATGAGGCATTACAGGAGAAGCAGACGGATAACTCCACCGTTGCTTCTGATGGGTATGTATCCTGATTCCTGTTGCATGTGCCATTATGAATTCGAAATGACTGTTTCCCTTGGAATTTCTGTTAAATTGATCTAAAACAGATAACAGATACGAACACGCATTTAATTTCCATGAAATGTTCGATTCCTTTAGAATTTCATGCGCTGTTGTGTTTGTCGCCTTCATGTTTTGTCAAAAGAAGAGTGTCTGTATGTAACCCATGAGGAATGCCTGAGTCTTGATATAGGTCCATACTATACATGAATGCTTCTATTAGTCACCCAAAATGTTGTGTTCCGTGCTTACCGTTGTCTATATGCAAGTGCTAACATGCAAGCAAGCATTTTCTCAATCAAGAAAGTTAAGTTCGAAATGGGACTAATGTGATTATTTCATGATAAGGCCACAAGGGATATAAGTTTGAGTTTTGCTTCGGTACCCCTTCCCTCCCTTAAAAGTTTGCACCAATCTTAAAGTTACTTAAAAAGCCTATCCCCATATTAGCTTGCAGATCAAACATATTGAATAAATTGATTTAGATACAAAAGACTTTATTATCCTTTTTTGGATAACAGCAACAGGACGGCACAAAATGTAAGACATCGAACATGAACCAACTATTTGCGGCCTATTTCCTACACACTAGTCCATTGCATCTTAAGGAAATTTGCTCTCATGTTGTTTCCAGCTGTTATCTTCTGATAGCAACTGTTCTATTGCTTTTTTTGCACCTGTTGTTGGTTGGCTAAAAACTTTTTCTACAGGAAGTCACCTGCTCCTGAAAAACTGAAGCTGGTCTCAGGTTCTTGTTACCTGCCTCATCCTGCTAAGGAGGCGACTGGCGGCGAAGATGGCCACTTCATTTGCATTGATGAACAGGCGATTGGTGTGGCAGATGGTGTTGGTGGTTGGGCAGATCACGGTGTTGATGCTGGACTATATGCGAAAGAACTAATGAGTAAATCAATGAGTGCTATCAAGGATGAACCAGAAGGTGCAATTGACCCATCAAGAGTTCTGGAGAAAGCTTTTACAGGCACCAAAGCAAGGGGATCATCAACTGCTTGCATCATCACTCTTAAAGAACAGGTTAGCCAGATTTTCTGACTTT
Above is a window of Triticum dicoccoides isolate Atlit2015 ecotype Zavitan chromosome 5B, WEW_v2.0, whole genome shotgun sequence DNA encoding:
- the LOC119310413 gene encoding uncharacterized protein DDB_G0283697-like, whose translation is ASPVASPPRRLKRLKKSFQAAAAVSPPKSPPPAEEETLAPHLGSPRPPPPNHSPPSPPSAEEAVAPRLGSPLPNPSPPPSEQQSVAPRLGSPLLPPPPPPADADAAAPAPSSPPVPVSSPLPPADTAEEEEDDDDGLDPLFSESGGGAGWDPLGLPTGEDEDEEEMLAGGGLIEELRREKEKSSAKKRLNMDEGEDGGAKMDVEPEPEVAVTGKRSKRKKKDADAQGKGKKKKKGEDGEGKKKKKGEDGEGKKRKKDKAPKESAASKKRAEKERRAQLESIHAESQRLLRETRKASFKPIAEPVYKPISSVLEKIRLRKLEIQKMSNTPVEEEEEEEEEEEEEEEEEEEEEASSEPESDPAEQPAMPEVKEVGSDDKNLKNDDADKEVEANAGDLNDHASLPEDEDAVISDKDLDKRGSKSPNKELVDSSQDKHEDNAQPSDDSIDAVDEEAHLPPSSSPTKNTDDSSSEDEEEEEDNDKENIYPGIQKNDVNTHQQPRRTAASDSCPDAAVLKDFLDVEAEEEDDSDDDMARFKDNEEDDGDDENEVLTALIAAGFEEEEVDHEKRNALHQKWLQDQDAAETNNFIQRLKYGHQEQKVLMEEDEDDIEDCEDESENERSHDLTPNIVRQNSEKAKQMIAKMFTDENDTYEHSDDEEIEEHLARQRISKREVHSTSFISPLEDDSSREMFSLIKKLNIAPQPPKRRGKQATSNLEMLMVGSNSNSSSKSSFLGRTTSGPISSSHRSTYKGYIFGRDDSNSNSKSCFAASESNSDVQDQANPSQPKKAKFSSSQTKPAASGASSEGGSTSGASLFELLRRSTSGAEKQEHKRPESFGVITESQAVHQFSAFKLSRKFSKIGARN
- the LOC119312388 gene encoding probable protein phosphatase 2C 80, whose product is MLAGGVGSNRGGSSHLSSSGADLRGGRSFLFGNTWFMLSAYPARLLHTADRRAPAAAFVAAAIHRTPRVVRAHGGTGQGLLQRGIVMAACGYAFGRADLGAAAKRQLEKDSSSVAAHASRVVAMGSPGTAARPDVSFKYRGLEYCKKVGVSLRCREQWGAARTFWTSAVGPGRQLGFSVDPWARDFSTSCAAPYSAGATESQLTLDEALQEKQTDNSTVASDGKSPAPEKLKLVSGSCYLPHPAKEATGGEDGHFICIDEQAIGVADGVGGWADHGVDAGLYAKELMSKSMSAIKDEPEGAIDPSRVLEKAFTGTKARGSSTACIITLKEQGLHAVNLGDSGFIVVRDGRTVLKSPSQQHDFNFTYQLESGGGSDLPSSADVFHYSVASGDVIIAGTDGLFDNLYDNEITAVVVEALRSGLGAQGTAQKIAALARERAEDKHRQSPFAAAAQEAGYRYYGGKLDDITVVVSYVTSAAAV